The stretch of DNA TAAAACCTGGAGAATTTCCCAGAGGCACCACTGATTCACTTTTTCTGGCACCATCCAAGAGGGGATTATTAATTGGAAAACATGTTCAGAAATTTGTAATTAACATTAGCCAAACTTATAAATGACTCTGTGACAGCTCTTGAGGTTGAATAGGCAAGTCTGAACATTTTTGACTGTGTGATAGTGGACAACTGAATATCTTCAGATTTTCTATTAGCTAGCCAGGTAAGTGATGCCTGTGCTATTGCCAAGACTTGGATAAATGTGTGAGCCAGAAGGAACAATTAATTCCTAAACTGAAGATGATAGCTTACAAAGGTAGATAAACAGCTTCTGAGACAAATGATTTTGGCCTGTGTTTGGTAATCGTAAAGTATGTCTCTGAAGCATTCTGCAATGTTTTGTCATTACTCAGCTCTTGAGTTTCTGTGTATTACAACTGCAAGTAATTTCCAAAGTTTTAAGTGCTACTGTACAGACCCAGTTATATCACATGATCCAACACTCATCACCTGACAAAAGGATCGTGGAGCTCAGTCCCTAACTGGACTTAagacttttgtttttatgtcaatGATGCCATCTAGAAATGTTGACAGTGATGCAGATCAGGAGtgaggctacttttttttttggccctctgATTTGGCTAAAGCACAATTTTTCAACATTGAGCACTGGAACAGAAATTTTCATCAATTATGTAACTACAATGAGGGGATATCTTGTGATTCACATAACCCTTCCTGCCTTGCTCAAAACCTCACTTTTCCTGCATTAACTCTTAAGACATCAACTGATCTATCATTAagatcacagcaaaaaaaaaaaaaagtgacatggagcaaagaaaacaatgggaaagatcaatgaaactgaaatgaaaagataaaaccaaCTGATATACCTTTATCCaaactcatcaggaaaaaaagggggtggggagagggctcaaatcaaaatcagaaatgagaaagaagttGAATCAGAAATATGAAAGATCTTAAAAGAGTACTTCAAataaccatatgccaataaaatgcagaacccagaagaaatggacaaattcttagaaagccACAACCTTCCAAcaatgaaccaggaagaaatataaaatataaacagacaaataacaattactgaaattgaaactgtgattcaaAAACTTCCAACACACCACAGTCCAGAACCATATGACTTCATTGGTAAATCTTATCAATCATGAAGAGAAGAGTTAaatctattcttctgaaactcttccaaaaaaactgcagaaggaacactctcaagctcattctatgaagccaccatcactctgacaCCATTATaatgataccacaaaaaaagaaaattacaggccaatgtcactgataaacataggtgcaaaaatcctcaacaaaatgctagtaAGCTGAACCCAACAATATATtgaaagaatcatacaccatgatcaaatgggatttattgaAGTAGTAAAAGATacttcaatatacacaaatcaatgtgtGATACAGCactttaataaactgaagaataaaaaccatatagtcatctaaatagatgcagaaaaagcttttgaaaaaattcaaaaccaaATTATGATTTAAACTCTCCAAATAttgggcatagaggaaacatacctcaacataaaaaaggaaaacccatAGCTGCTATCATAGtcaatagtgaaaaactgaaaacatttctgtgaagatcagaaacaaggcaaggatgtccactctcacaaattttatttaacatagttttggaagtcctagccatgacagaaaagaagaataaattttaaaaatccaaattggaaagaataaaagtgtcactgtttgcagatgatatgacatatacacagaaaatcctaaacatATCACTAGAGAACTACTAGAGTCATAAATGAATTgggtaaagctgcaggatataaaattgaCACACAGAAATCTCTGGCACTCCTttcactaacaataaaagattagaaagagaaatcagagaaacaatcctatttactatcacatcacaaagtttaaaatactgagaaataatcctacctaaagagaaaaaaacctatactctgaaaactataagatgctcatgaaagaaatcaaagatgacacaaacagatggaaagatgtacaGTGTTCTTGGAagggaagaatcagtattgtcaaaattactatactacccaaggcaatctgcatattcagtacaatccctatcaaattaccaatggcatttgcACAGAGCtagaagagaaatttttaaaaatttgtatggaaatacaaaagatccctaatttccaaagcaatcttgaaaaaacagaagcagaaatgtaggaatcaggctccctgacttcaggctatactacaaagccacagtcatcaaaacagtatggaacttgcaccaaaacagaaatataggtcagtggaagagtatagaaagcccagaaataaactcaagcatCTGTGGtaaactaatctatggcaaaggaggtaagaatatgcagtggaaagaaaaggtagtctcttcaataattagtgctgggaaaactggacagctacatgtaaaagaaagaaattagaacattatctaacaccacatgcacaacacacacacagacacacattcaaaaatggattaaatatgtctggatattataaaactttagaagaaaacataggcagaacacactttgacataaatcacaacaatatcttttcagatccacctcctagagcaatgggaaaaaaaaaacaaaataaacaaatgggacctaattaaatttaaaagcttttgcgcagcaaaggaaaagacatcccacagaataggagaaattTTTTGCAAGTGAAGTGGCCAATAAGTGAtcaatctcaaaaatatataaacatctcatggggctttattttgaaaaagcaaacaacccaatcaaaagatggtcagaaaggagttcccttgtggaacagcaggttaaAATCCAGTATTATCAATATAGttgctcaggtcactactgtggtgtgggtttgatccctgagaacttccacgtgccgtggctccccatcaaaaaaaaaaaaaaaaaaaaaaaaggtcagaagatctaaagagacatttctccaaagacaaacagatggcaaaaaaaaaaatgcaagaaaagatgttcaacatcaataattattagagaaatgcaaatcaaaactatgatgaggtaccaccttacaggAGCCATAATTGgcttcatcaaaaagtctacacacaaatgctggagagggggcagagaaaagggaaccctcattctctgttggtgaaaatgtaaattggtccaaccactatggaaaacagtgtggaggttcctcaaaaaactaaaaatagaactaccatatgacccagcagttccactcctgggcatccatctggagcaaaccacaattttaaaagatgcatccactccattgttcattgcatcactatttacattactattatatacatacacaatgaaacATTACTCACCCACAAAAAAGAGTGAAGtaatgccatttcagcaacatggatgtacctagagattaggaaactaagtgaagtaaatcagacaaatatcatatgtcacttatttgtggaatggaattaaaatgatatgaaagaacttatttacaaaacagagaagatttgaaatcaaaatctttatggttaccaaaggggaaacatgggtgAAGGATAAATTaaaggttgggattaacatatacacccttctatgtataaaatagataagcagcaagggaaagctactcagtactctgtaattacctatttggggaaagaatctgaaaaagaatgtagatatatataactgaatcattttgctctacACCTCAaagtaacacaatattttaaatcagctgtattccaataaaatattcttaaaaataaaaaaatcaaaattagaagatgaattttcctttcattagAGAATCACCCTGggtcatataataaaataaagattaaaattatacaaaaaagcAAAGGTGAATCTTATAAGAAAATTATGCATCCCTATGCTCCCTCCCTCACAATCCTGTGAGACAATTCCCTTGGCCTGATGACCTCAGTCTGAGCATCCCAGAATTCTAAGGCATCACTTGGTCACCATCTTCTAAATCTCATTAGTCATCTCTGAATATAGCAGCTTCTTGTTGTAGGGAGGGTATGTGGAAGGATGGAGACAATCTTTACACAGAGGAGAAAACTTAGTTTGTGGAACGTCTCTGACTCCCTGACCATGCTGCCAACTGAGATCTTTTCATAGATTAGgtaggtggtggtggaggggttCCTAGACTGTAAACTACCACAAGAAGAATCTCTGTCTCATGGATCCAGAGAGGAAGGCTGTAACAGAATTAGCTGCAGCAGAAACTGTACAGGAAGGAAGAGTCAAGGAAGTTGTGTAGAAAAGGGCACATGAGAGAAAATtaggatgttttatttttcctagatttattgagaaataatgatGTACACTgctgtataagtttaaagtgtacagtaaGATGATCTGGTTTACATATAttctgaaatgattaccacagtaggttaacatccatcatctcaggTAGATACAactaagagaaaagagaaaaaattctccttgtaatgagaactctCTTATCTACTTTCTTAATAACTTTCCCATATATCATGAAGCATCAGGTTGTagtgaagttattttttaattggaatccAGTTAGAGAATCAAGATAGGGGAGAAACAGGAGGTACAATAAGCTTCTCATGGCTGttcctgcttttaagattctctgatCCATATTCTGTTTTTTCTCCATGTGCCAGGTCATCTTTGGCTCCCTTGTTGTACTGCCCAGAATGGAATTTGATCAGACAATTTCAATGTGACCTCTAGCCCCCAAGGATCTTTGTCTCTTTTGATACTCCATTCAGATTAATACGGTAACCACATGTGCCACTCAAAAATCCTAAGTATGTAGTTCCTGAGAGTTTCGAATGGCGTCACAAAAATACACCATCTAGAGTTTGCCCAAGTTCATGAGTCTCATCTTCAATAAGATTCTCATATTTGCTTGGAAATTTTGTCTATCTTTTAACTGTTTGTAGATTCCCACCACTGTACAAATTTTGTGCACATAACAAATTCCCTTCTTTTCCACATTCAccctgaaaaaaacattttttcctctatTGTTGAAATTATTTGCCCTTTCTGATTTTGCTTTCTCTACTTGGTCACCATTAGTTACCCCCCTGAAATCTTGATTTTCTCTTTACTGGTTGATTTCACTTGCTCTCCTTAATGGCACCAAAGATATCTAAATCCATGCATTTGTCTtagtctttttccctttttgatcTCTGTGTAGCTTGTGAAAGTGACAGGCATTACTTCCCACTTTGACATTCCCTTCTCTCTTGATTTCTATTGTCATGCACAGAAAAGGGTCTTTTTAAAGGCCTAATGTATTAAAATGGTGGTAAGAATAATACAATAAGAATGGTGATAAATACGAAGTATTTGTTATTTAGGGGCCATGTGTGTTTTctccattaattttcttttatctgtttaTATGTTGTGCTTTAAACAAACCATCTTTCTCATAACTTCACCTTTTAGATGGCTTCTTAAATTTTGTCTCTAGCTGGGATTTTTCTTGCCTCTTAGTTATTACCACTTTTTAGGAATAAATTGCCTCGTGATTTGGTGAATCTTTTACTGGCACCAAAACCTTGGTGTATTTGGTTCTTTCTCATTCTAACCAGAAAACacctttttcctttccccttaaCTTATACCAGTAATGCGTGGATTTACGTATATTCTCTGCTGTAGAAGCTGTGAAATCTTGGGTGCgttgatgtatgtgtgtgttgaatATTTACATGTATAGGATAGGATATTCTTCAGAATAAAATTGTATgcttttttcccagctttattgagatatgattgacatgtAACTTTATGTAACTTTCaggtgtacattttttaaaattctactttaaatttataataggaataattttttaagattatgaACAAAGAACCATATTTGCATTCTGCATGATGTAGTCAAAGAGCAAGGGATTTAGTATCAGAAAGCCTAATTTTGGGTTCCAAAATCAGTAATTCTGTTTTGGGATAAGTTACTAACTTGTCTGAACTTGCAGTTCCCCCTCTATAAATGATAATAATGCTACTATGGAAATATCCCTCCAAAAGTAATCATAACAATCCAATATGTAGTAAATATGTGCCATACAGGTAATGCATGcttttccagctctaaaattccaTCGTTAACTATTTCAGGAACTTTAATaatgtggttttaaaatatatattttcctctctGACTTTAAGGATGGCATGAAAGATGACTACTACCTATGTCAGGAAACCTGGAAAAATAGAAACTGCGTATTTTCTCTGCTATGCAGTCTGTCAGAACTAttgcttctctcactctctttttctctctgtctctctcttcctccttcccttcctccctctcttcctctctcattccctcttccctctctctttcttcatgcTTCTTATTGTTTTCTAAAGTTCAGAGGTTAAACCATGGATCACAATAAGGCTTGAGGTAAGCCTTCCCTACTCCACAACTGGAAATGTATAGCAATTATTATCAGGCATTCTCTTGGGAGTGGTTGAGAAATGCattaatgttcagttttgattttggaaaatttctttATGCTTACTGGACTTCATAAACAAATGTTACACTGGAAAAAGAGAAACTGTGGAAAACTATGTACCTAAAAAAACTGCTTTACTTCAAAGAAATGTTGTTGACTAAACAATCAAGTAATCTTTGCTATTTATCttgttctgtattttaaaaattcacaatatCCTGAAGAAATGGTCTTTATCCTCTTCAAACTTATACTTGAGGAGAGAGAATCTATAATATTAAAACtgttgggaattcctgtcatggctcagtggcaacaaagcAGACTAGAgtccaggaggaggagggttcagtccctagcattgctcagtgggtgagggatccagtgttgccatgagctgtggtttaggtcatagatgcggctcagatcccacattgctctggctgtggtgtaggcttgtggctgcagctctgatgccaccactagcctgggaactttcatatgccttgggtgtggccctaaaaagacaacaacaacaaaaattgaagaaTTATGATAAGTAGGAAAGTATTTGGTCTAAATTAAAGGATCAGTTATTATCTTTTCTCAGAATACCTTCCACTCTGCTCTCAGCTTATTAAACTCTCATTTCTGTTCCAAAACTCATTGATGTCttttgatgtctttcttttttgtctgtaaaTTTACCAGCAGACTCTTGTGTGTCCTTCCTGGCCAACAACAAGCACATGGAGTTTCTCCTGTGATGCCATATATGTGGTGTATTTTTAAGTTTGGAATTTTTAGAACTAAAATTGAAGTGTCCTGATTTCTAGTAATAATACAGGGGAGGGATTAATATAAAGGGTAGAGTTACTAGGGAAATTTCTTGGAGGAAATGGGATTTGATTGACTTTTGATGGATGAGCAGTGATTGTAAATATTCTGTATTGTGCTATCCAATACATAACCACTAGCCCCACAGAGCTACTGAGTACTAGAAGTATGGCAAGTGCAactgagaaaatagatttttaatttcatttaataacCACATGTAACCATAGCTACTGTTTTCATTGTTAGAAGTTTGGCTAATGTCTTctcactttgttatttttctagtaTGTAGACTCTGAAGCCACATGTGGACTAGAAAATCTAGTTTCTCTGTCTCTAACCAGTTAATTGTTCCTCACTGATCCATGGTTTTCTCACTGATAAATTAACTTGGTCTAAATCATCACTACTGAGATTtgtgggaaaataattttataaccaATTTCACTCATAATGTAGACTgagatgtgtgcatatgtgtgtaccCAAACAACCATGTTAAAAGGCAAAGCTTTgagatccattttttttctatttctggatttcTCTTGCCCCTTCAGATCCAGGTCTGAGGCTTTTTGTGTGTTCTTGTACCTTTATTTTACCATCCCCTAACTTTATATGCTCCAGCCTCCTCCTTTTCTCAACTCACTCCAGCTTTTAGctgcatatataaatattctaGGAGCAGGAGGGATTAACATAGCGGGGTTGGACTTGCAAACAAGAGAATATTTCTTCCATGTGGTAACAGTGTATTCTCTGAAAGAAAGGTCTAGAGAGGTTCATGTAGTATTCCCAAAATTAGGGTCAGGAAAGAGTCAGACTTGTCATCATATGCCAGACAAGGGAGGTTTGAAGCAGAGAGAGATGggataaaaaaggacaaatgggactcagggagagggagaaattagAGAGGGTGAATGGTTCTAGAACAATTGTAACATGAGTATGCATCTCTTCATtgacagcaaatactaaaggtaGGGCTTAATTAGCTATAACCAAGCTGTATAGCAAACCTCAAGAATTGTGAAGAATCTGGAGACATAAATCAAAGTGGCTTGCTTAACTCCTGATTTCCCATAACACAGCTTTCCCATCCCATTCCCCAACCCCACCATGCACATCCTGGCTACATCCTGGCTGCTAACCACTCTACTAGGTACTTTCACTTGTACTCCTGGGAGCCCATGCAGATGCCCTGAACCACGAATATTCTGGTCTACCCTTTCCTTGGACCTGTCATGCTGTAGAGTCACCTCTATGCCCCATGCCTGATTCTCTTTTGCTTATCACTATGCTTGATCTTTGTGTGAATTGCAAATGTGTTTGTAAGTAGTGATGTAAAATGACTCGAGACATATCATGTACCTGAGATATGTGAGGTTAAGAAATGACACAATTTGAATAGCCAAAGAATTGTCTtctgaacaatttaaaaatagaaccagtGAGTTCTGCCAAATGCCATTGCtacctcttccttttttctctctttctgttgcACTGTACCATCTAGACTGCCCTTCCCAATCTTTGTTGTCCACAACTACTATGTTTTCATACTTGTTCCATTCTCTTATTTGTAGATGATTAGTCCTAGAGGATGTGGTAAAAGGATATTGGACATGGAAGTGACTCAACTGCTTTAGGTAACCACAGGTAAAATGCTTGCTTAGCAATAAAAATGGCCCTGAGAAGCAATTGTGGAGAGTTACAGTCTTTACACAGAATATACATGaataattaattattataatatagAACATTATTAAcactcctattttcattttcttttccctttctttatctgaaaacatTCCAGCTGATAAATCAATGGATGGAGCAAATCACTCTATGGTGTCAGAATTTGTGTTCCTGGGAATCACCAACTCCTGGGAAATACAACTTCTCCTCTTTCTGTTCTCTTCGGTTTTTTACGTGGCAAGCATGATGGGAAACTCCCTCATTATGCTCACTGTGACATCTGACCGTCACTTACACTCCCCCATGTACTTTCTATTAGCCAACCTCTCCTTCATTGATCTGGGAGTTTCTTCTGTCATTTCTCCCAAATGATTTATGATCTGTTCAGGAAACATAAAGTCATCTCCTTCAGTGGCTGCATCACTCAAATCTTCTTCATCCACATCATTGGTAGTGTGGAGATGGCTCTTCTCATCGCCATGGCCTTTGACAGATATGTTGCCATATGTAAGCCTCTTCACTATTTAACTGTTATGAGCCccagaatgtgtattttgttccTGGTCACTGCATGGATAATTGGCTTGATCCACTCTTTGGTTCAACTGGCATTTGTTGTAAAATTGCCATTCTGTGGCCCTAATGTTCTAGACAGCTTTTACTGTGATTTTCCTCGGTTCATCAAACTTGCCTGCACAGATACCTACAGACTGGAGTTTATGGTCACTGCCAACAGTGGATTTATATCCCTGGGATCATTCTTCATACTGATTATCTCCTATATTTTTATCCTGATTACTGTTCGGAAACACTCTTCAGGGAGCTCATCTAAGGCCCTCTCCACCTTGTCAACTCATGTCATggtggtgattttatttttcggtccttgcatttttgtttatatgtggCCTCATCCCACATCCCACCTAGACAAATTCCTTGCTGTTTTTGATGCAGTTCTCACCCCATTTTTAAATTCAGTCATCTATACATTCaggaacaaagaaatgaaaatggcaaTGAGGAAAGTAtgcagtcagatttttatttataggaGGATTTCGTAAATGCCAAAAGTATCATGAAGTCTCCTTAGTCACATGGAGTAATAttgaatttccattattttaatatCAGGAGCATCTAAGTACCTTATGAACATTTAGTTGtcccaaattaaaataacatggttcttttaaaaatgtttaagtgagAGATTGTGCTGCTATCTATAGCTGGCAGAAGAATGTGGTAAAATGCATCTTCTGGAGAAGGCCAAAATGCTTATCTCTCAGGAGACACTACCTTGACGAATTTACTATTGTGTATGCTAAGTCTGTTCAGTGTCAGAGTGGGTTATATATGAGGAAATGCTGATTGACACTAAGTAAATCGATGCTAGATGGAAATACGTACATCAAGATCCCAATTTATTATTTTGCCACAAAAAAATTAGCAATTGATCTGAACAACTTCCACATAAGTGTAACTCATTCTTTCACTATAAAGAAATTTCTGGGAAGTCAAGTGATGACAGGAACATCAATGAGCAGGGAGTCAGAGCACGAAGAGTTAGCTggcttattcaaatatttaatcattATCAGATTTTGATACTTAATGCCTATATTTCCCATGCTACTATATGCCCCTCATCACATTTGGAGAAACAGGATCCTTAGACCAGGGCTTTTATCTTAATAGTTCTGGCTGGTTTTCACAAAAGTTaacttttgacttttttattttaagtcaaTCCCAAATCATGAGGAGGTTCTTAGGCCATGGATTGAAcacaagccccagcagtgacaatgtcaatccttaacccacaaaacTCCTTTACCTTTTGACTGTTGTTCATACTATATTCCTACATAGTTATAGATGCATTTTTATTTCCACATGTAATGAGCCAATTTCTTCCTTTACCTTCTGCTAATATGACTGTTCATTTTGCATCATAATGATTTGAGTCACTGAAAGCTAAATTTTAGTTTTGGAgatgctttatttata from Sus scrofa isolate TJ Tabasco breed Duroc chromosome 7, Sscrofa11.1, whole genome shotgun sequence encodes:
- the LOC100154334 gene encoding LOW QUALITY PROTEIN: olfactory receptor 4F3/4F16/4F29-like (The sequence of the model RefSeq protein was modified relative to this genomic sequence to represent the inferred CDS: inserted 1 base in 1 codon), yielding MDGANHSMVSEFVFLGITNSWEIQLLLFLFSSVFYVASMMGNSLIMLTVTSDRHLHSPMYFLLANLSFIDLGVSSVISPXMIYDLFRKHKVISFSGCITQIFFIHIIGSVEMALLIAMAFDRYVAICKPLHYLTVMSPRMCILFLVTAWIIGLIHSLVQLAFVVKLPFCGPNVLDSFYCDFPRFIKLACTDTYRLEFMVTANSGFISLGSFFILIISYIFILITVRKHSSGSSSKALSTLSTHVMVVILFFGPCIFVYMWPHPTSHLDKFLAVFDAVLTPFLNSVIYTFRNKEMKMAMRKVCSQIFIYRRIS